A stretch of Microtus pennsylvanicus isolate mMicPen1 chromosome 5, mMicPen1.hap1, whole genome shotgun sequence DNA encodes these proteins:
- the LOC142851005 gene encoding olfactory receptor 13G1-like, producing MAPKNQSVVTMFILQSFMDDPWIQDALFCFFFTLFMVAIVGNGLIITTIHRSPSLHTPMYFFLVNLALMDVICTVTVLPKVLQSLVTENTISYGGCLIQMFIFTWVLSSELLLFSAMAYDRYLAICRPLHYGTLMSNSVCVALATFVWFTGALNALVLTCLVLPLSFCGPNLIKHFFCEIPSVLVLSCSPTFINDIMTVIADMFLSGLNFLLTMTSYGFIITSILRIRSAEGKKRAFSTCSAHLIVVTLYYSTVLYTYVRPALGTAGVLDKAITALYTTVTPTLNPLIYTLRNKEFKTSFKKLQFRH from the coding sequence ATGGCTCCTAAGAACCAGTCAGTTGTGACTATGTTCATCCTACAAAGCTTCATGGATGACCCCTGGATCcaggatgccctcttctgcttcttctttaccTTGTTCATGGTGGCCATAGTTGGCAATGGACTGATTATCACAACCATCCACAGAAGTCCCagcctccacacacccatgtatttCTTCCTAGTTAACCTTGCCCTGATGGATGTGATCTGCACTGTGACTGTCCTACCCAAGGTCCTGCAGAGCCTGGTGACCGAGAACACCATATCTTATGGGGGATGTCTCATACAGATGTTCATCTTCACTTGGGTCCTGAGCTCTGAGCTTCTGCTCTTCTCTGctatggcctatgaccgctatctTGCAATCTGCCGGCCATTGCACTATGGAACCCTCATGAGTAACAGCGTCTGTGTGGCCCTTGCAACCTTTGTGTGGTTTACAGGGGCTCTCAATGCCTTGGTGCTCACTTGTCTAGTGTTGCCATTGTCCTTCTGTGGCCCCAATCTCATCAAACACTTCTTCTGTGAGATCCCTTCTGTGCTAGTACTGTCCTGCAGCCCCACCTTTATCAACGACATCATGACTGTCATTGCAGACATgtttttgtctggcttgaacttCCTCTTGACCATGACGTCCTATGGCTTCATCATCACCAGCATCCTGCGCATCCGCTCAGCTGAAGGCAAGAAGCGTGCCTTTTCTACCTGCTCTGCCCACCTGATTGTGGTCACCCTTTATTACTCCACTGTACTATATACTTACGTCCGGCCAGCCCTAGGAACTGCTGGTGTGTTGGACAAGGCTATTACTGCTCTGTACACCACTGTGACTCCAACTTTGAACCCCCTGATTTATACCCTGAGAAACAAGGAATTCAAAACATCCTTTAAAAAACTTCAGTTTCGACATTGA